TTTTGTAATCACTGTGTTCCTACAGTATGTAGTACTGCCATCTATGTGTTCCTGCAGCATGTTGTAGTTCAATCTGTGTTCCTACAACATGTAGTATTGTTGTTTACGTTGTCATTGGTGTACAGAACAGATAAGTTGTCTGCTTGTACTAACAGATAACTGATTTGAATTCGGATGTGGAAAAGATAAAGCTTGACCAGCATAGGTTAACAAATGAGCTAGATTTCATTGTGGCGCAGCAGACAGAACTGGAGGAAATGCTCATTCCATTGGAGGACAGCGTGGCTAAGCTACCACCCATTAACTACCAGCAGCACACTGACAGTGAGAGGGAGCACACGTAAGTCTCGTAGCGGTCTCACAGCATTCTCGTAGCTTGCACTGTACTCAAcactactaatactactgatACTAATACTACTGatactaatactactaatactactgagCGCAGACATGACCAGTTGAACATTTAGGGTCATCGTTAAGCCTCTGTCAGCATTCTATTTATGCCAGTCAGGCATGCTTTTACAGAGCCGATGGTTGACAATCAAGCTTGTGCTCAATTTTATAGTCATAAACATCAGCACCATTCTTCTGCATCTCCTCAGTCTTCTTGAAGAACTAGCAAAAAGCTCAGCACCTGTCTCTCCATTCTTGATGTTGTAACATCTAGTGCTAAACTTTACCTCGAAGAACTGATCTGTATGTCTGCTATGAGGAACAGTTGTGGTATTTGTCACCTTTATTGCTTATTTGTCTGTCATTAGGTATCAAATAGCTGAGAATATAGACGCCCAACTGAAGAGAATGACGGAAGACCTTAAGGAAGTCATTGATCATCTCAACATGGGCACTGGCTCTCAGGACACGAGTGATCCTGTAAGGTTGCCTCCCGTTCAGACTTCTTTTACCATGTGTTTACTAGTTTCTGGTTTCCCTGGTCTGTCATCTTGCTGCAATTGCTCGATGTCATACCTTTTTAGACAGTAGTCTTAGTGGGCATGAGCGTTTATGTGTGTAGTTGTGTAAAACAGTCTTTTGAACATTTCAAATGATTGGTTAGACATCACAAAGGTGTGGCTTGTGATATTTCCACCAAACGAAGACATGGTTGTCTCTAAAGCCCCATTATAAGAGATCATAAGGTCAAAAATCTGGCAAATCCTTTTTTCTAAACTACGTAGCAAGGatattttttctttgctgttttCGAGTCTGACTTTTTTGCCCTAGATACGAAGAACTTTTAATCAATTTTTCAGATGCTACAGATATCAAAGATACTGAATGCACACATGGAGTCTCTTCAGTGGGTTGATCAAAATGCAGGTTTGTAATTCGGATTAATGAAACACCCTCCCTTCCACAAACTTAGCTAAGGTTAACTAggtgaaagttttaaaatattgcgCTTATTATTTGCATTCCATTGTGGAGTCAAATTGTTAGCACACATGTCAATGAGTAAGATAACTAGTTTCTAGCAGACCGGGCTAGTCAGCTAGCATGCAGACCGGGCTAGTCAGCTAGCATGCAGACCGGGCTAGTCAGCTAGCATGCataattttctttcattttGACTAGAGAGCCCAAATTGTTCTTTGCCTGATATCGCTGTAACTCTacagatattaaatatttattacagccTTGTTGCAACAAAAAACATCTGGGGTGATGCGGTATGCCGAGTCAACACGGAAAGAGCATGAAAGGAACTTCAGGCTTGCTTACAACTAGCAGGAAGATAATTATATTTCTGTACATTGTATATGATCTGAGTTGATAAGCTGCatgtaatatgatatatatagaaGATGCAATAAATAGTTAAAAAATGATTTCATTTATGGGTTGCCGCTGCTAGaaaattttgctataaacataataataaaaaacataatGACAGCAAGAGAGACCATATAACATATGAGCTTTCGGTTGCCTTTGCCAGATGAAACCATGTGTCCTATTCTCTTTACACTCCCGGAGAGCAGACCTTCCGTGGAATCAAAGTCGTTGCCCTGCAAATAACGTCAAACATATCCAAGTCAGTGCCATACAAATAAAATCAGCTATTGTACCAATCCAAGTCAGTGTCATACAAATAAAATCAGCTATTGTACTAATCCAGGTCAGTGTCATACAGATAACATCAGCTATTGTACCAATCCAAGTCAGAGCCATACAAATAACATCAGCTATTGTACCAATCCAGGTCAGTGCCATACAAAGGACATCAGCTATTGTACCAGTCCAAGTCAGTGTCATACAGATAACATCAGCTATTGTACCAGTCCAAGTCAGAGCCATACAAATAACATCAGCTATTGTACTAATCCAGGTCAGTGTCATACAGATAACATCAGCTATTGTACCAGTCCAAGTCAGAGCCATACAAATAACATCAGCTATTGTACTAATCCAAGTCAGTGCCATACAAAGGACATCAGCTACTGTATAAATCCCAATCATCACCCTTGTAGTCCTGACTTGAATATCTCACCATGTTTCCTAAATGAGTATTTTGATCCAGGGTTTCCATGTGTAGATCAATTGCTATCTGCAAATATATCATTCTTTAGTTGCCATCCTACAGCAATTCTACCTAACTATAGCTAAGAAAGGAAATACAGGTAAGAATGATATTAAACTTAATGTACTTACATCTTTTAATCTCCCCATTTTGCCAGCTAAAGCTTCACTTCGCTGCCTATTCTCCCTTTCAAGTAGATCATGCTCCATTATGTAGAATAAGATGTCAAATTTCTAGAGTAATCTGCAAAAAGTATTTAGTTGCTACAAAATATATAGTCTAACATTTTGCCCAAAGCAAAACTAGTTAAAATGACTGTGAAAGTGATACTTCACAAAAACATGGTCAAAGCATTGGCTACTGATAAGGATCTAAGAATTCTAGGCATGAAGGCCTATAAGGCAACATCAAATAATTGTGTTTATATTTAGCAACACCTGTATAGAGATGGCTAGATTTAGCAGTATGTCTATTTGCCATTAtcataagagccatgttcagcTCCTTTACACAGAAATTACCATAACTTTGCAAAGTACTTTGTATTCTATTGACctgcataaaaaattttatgcaatttttcATCAATCTCATAGTCTAGTCCGCCATCTTCTTTTAACAAATTGCTGAGAAAAGAGCTCAACATAACCGATGGCTTTTGCTCAGACTATCAACaacatgttgtataaatcagaAATACAGACAATGTTAGTTAGATTAAATTAGTTGTAAAACATCATTCCTAACAAACTACTGCAGCAGGCAATAATGATCTTCAACACGTAGCTTTTTCCAAAAATGAActgatcttattatagtacacaAATCTTTAGCAAAGCATTATAAGATCACAAAAACTGCTCCTGGACTTGGCCTTACAAATCACACAATTTGCGTTGTTTGCTACATGCGCTTGCATCCACCACTAACTTCAAGTCTGGCTTATGTGCAAGATCACAGATTTAACCATTAACATCGTTTAATCCAGACATGTCCGAAGTCCGGTCCTCGGACCAAATGCAGCCCAGGGTCAATTTTAATCCTTTTCAGTCTCtgtcataaaatcaataatgTCCGACCCACTTGTAAAATTAACCCTTTTAGCCGATTTTCcagcattgcgtagggtgtgtcaaaaTCCCTAATGGACAAAATTCTGGCATTcccatggctttgtttacaaaaacagtTTCTaccagcgtaaaccaatcagattgattcttgcacaggatgtttgaCCAGAAATGTCTCATCCATTtgtaagttttcaaatatctttacttcCTTCGATTTaatgacaaattttattagaacagtaTCACGGAAAAATTGATCCGACTCGTTTGTCAATAGgccataaatgattgtgatgcaaataaagaatttcatgacactaactataattttccaagATACTTTTaatcatgaaatgatgataaacatttgctcaatggatatgatgctactgcaaatttttttacgagttttttaaaatcgtacaaacttttaGTTTTGGGCTGAATAATGGTGACGCACCGTTTTTTTCTGTTAGATGGCTATTGCTCTGGGTTGTTCGACCTTTTTACTAATgctttaccaaatatcattgtattatgagcatgtttacttatatttaatacaagtttaaaaatttcGGATCGTCGGACAGATTGCTTAGGGTTACTGAAACGAACTGACAAAAAACGACCAAGGTTCAATGGCTAATATATTGGGCAAAAGCGCTGTTACCTGcgtgttaaacatttaaaaatccaaTCACCAGTTCCTGTCAAATTTTAAATGAGCCCTGCACTTGTTGATACGCTTATTACTtgttcatttttctgtaattgtgtttaaaaactctataaatattaaactgccaTGGTGAGATATTGTTTTGtttcaaatgtaatttgtaCCCAAGAGCACAACTACTTCTGTTCAACTTTTACGAAAAAAAGTTGGTGTAAAAAAAGTGAAGTTGAgtgattattaaatttcaattataatgtcaATGGACACCCCTGGTTTAATCCTtcattttgttgatgtcatCAATTAGTGTACACACGCGTTCATTCGTTGAATCGTTGCcatgtttgtaaacaaacaagCATCATTAGTTCGATCACTTTTCCTTCATCTATTACTACTTACGGTATGTCGAGCGCATACAGTGATTTTCTGGAATCAGGGATTTTCTAGAATCAGGAATTCAGCGCCACTATGAATAAAAACCACTGACATCAGTGAATCCATAAAAGAATTGCATAATGCATTGTAAAGAAAGAGCTAGACAATGACAAGAAATCTTGACTTCATGACTTATTTCATACCCTGAAAGCAAAGGTAAAAAAATGGTCAACATGTTAATCTGAAAAAAGAGTAAATGGATTTTAATGGACATGAATACATGTTAGAATAATGAGAATAATAATCACATGCAGCAGACTAGTATTCGTGTATTTGacacaaaaacaattttttttattgctcGTGTTACTAAACAGTCACATCCAATTTTAGAATATCTTCAGTTAAAATAATAGATGGTCATTTAGATGAGTTACATAGCTTTCATGGAAAGCAAGCATGATTGATAACCAATGTGTTAATTTGGAAAACCTTTTGTCCGTAATATAAGGACAGGATAGGTTATAAAAGTACTTAAGTGGTCTTGTCTGAAAGTCATGTATGCTTTCAAAGGCGCTTTGTATAAATATCtatatgtttatgtatgtatgtgtatatctatatatatttatcagtgTTGGTATGTCTGTCTTTCcagctattgctattaaaatttgGGGATTAAAATTTCACGGCTCcgatagatttgaactcacgacgaatGCATCCGCAAGATTTTTATCCAAGCGCTCGACCACTGAGCTACATAAGCCTTCTTGATCCATAAAGTTATCATATTTCCTACACCGTATGCACACGATTACTATTTGAGCAGTGCGCCCACGAGTTACGATGCCccggttaagaaatatttttcgtactTGGTTCAGTTACTATATCTAGAGTCAAGGCAAAGTTTTATCACGGggacaattatattatcacCATTCTTTTCGTTTGGTCAGGCAAAgacagtacaatatctcatctttacatttgtaccggtatcgagaggtaccagtatcgtcatattgaAATTTTTGATACAAAACTTCTGatagaacagtaacttttttttatacacacacttctatgcaagaattgttatcattaattcaaaatattcagggtttctattttattttctcagttcatattaattgtatcattagtgaatcatcttttattgtaatcgtagcaaaaccgacttaatttagttattacttgctaattattttacacttacatttaaacccttttatagttgttttatgtttatttaacttatttgacctgcacagaACATTTTCCTCATAATACGAAGTTTGAAGTtacagtttgacaaagtttgtaaaaacttgaagtgtttttattttctcttgaactatttgaactacacaaaacatgatatgttgtttgaaagttagaatggcaaatattggtatatgttaaatacaattcaATTTTCGGGgcagacttttattacccatgcaacgtcgggtagtacagctagtatatgtatatatgttcaGGCAAACACATCGATAAATTATGGTATCTCAAAGTTAAGGTTAAATTTGGATGTTTTAGGTCTACTATTCAATGAGAATCCATAAGAAAACATTAGAGCCCTGGGGAATGGTTAGCAACGATGGGGACACAAGACGTGGCCACTGCACTTGCATGGCTGGACTGGGGCAAGCCTGTAGTCATATAACCACCTTGTTGTTTGCGGCTAAAACTTGAATCAAAATCAAACAAGAGGCATCAGTTACAGACGTGACAGTTTACTGGATGATGCCATGATCAACTCGCTTAcaacatgaaataaaaaataaagtgaaactaaATTTGATGGCGCTTTTGTATGCAGGATTTCAAGTAATACATTTTTGGTATTAAATTCTTATTTTTACTTTTAGCTATAGCTTACAAAAAAGTCTATCCCTTACAAACAGGTAAGGGATagactttcagtccacgcacaaatGAAAAAACAGCAAAGCTCGCACGAGTGATCCCAACATAGCAAACTTGTGCATATCAGTGTCGGAGTCAAAATAGAATTGATCATGACAGAAGGATATGCTCAACACTTTCAACCCAAGACAGTTACATGAGACTGGCTCATTGACATGAAACTGTCCATAATCCAGATCTCGTAGGTACAAAATTAGATGTATTGACACATGTAGACAGCCTAGACATTAGTATCACCTCAAGCTGCATTTGAAAAGGCAGAGACACGTGACTAGTCCGAATCTAAGAAGTTGCTGAAATATAGGGTTGGTCGTATTACAGCCTCCAAGACTTATCAAGTCACGCATGCAAGCATAAAGATACCATAAAAATCCATATATAAATCAATCTGTCAGCCATTGCAGGTCAGCAGTGGAGTGGGAAAAGTATTCGCCGCTAGCCAAGAAGAACTACCTGAGTTTGGCACAGAATATACAACAGGGTTTTTAATTCTGAAAAAGGTCTTACATGTATACTGAATCGAGACTATCCAGAAATTGGAGCAAGTACAGATGACCTATCAGCGGCTCTTGCGGAGGTTCGGGAGTGCTGGAAACTAAATGCCGTTACATCATGAGATATAGCAGCACAATTGTAATGTCACATTTTGTGaatggaaaattaaaaaaagaatctGTATATTACTATCAAGCACAGACGCAGTTGTTCTTGGCAGACCGGCAGTATTGCAATTTTTTCATAGTCCTTTTGTCATTCATATGGAACAAATTCACCAGGATAAAGAACTGTGGTCTATCATCTTTCGCAAAGGGCAGAAAATTCATAAGAGTGTAATTATGCCTGAGTTGGTATGTGGTCTTTTCCCGCAGCATAACCGCTAAAATCCCCTACATATTGAATTTGTGGTGACATAGATTATGGCCATCGAATTATAGCCTGTGATGATGACAATTGCGATATTGTGTGGTATCATACGACACATATTGATACAAAAAGGGCCATCGAAAAAGGAAAAAATGGTTTTGTAGTAGAAAATGTACTAAAAATCCAAAATGAAATGTTCTGCTTTTTCCTTATGGTGATTGTGTATTATAAGAATATACGAATACAATATCAATTAGACCATGGGTGTCTTATTTCTTTGTCTTGAAGGTTGCAACAACTATTTGTTCTTTGCTTGTCATAAAGGAACAGTGCTGAATTTAGTACCTTTTTGTGTATATCAGGGTTGTAGTCAGTAATGTGTATTAATAACTGTTGTaaattactcattaaattaCTAATTAGCAGTTTAATGCAAAACTCCTaggttttaaattcaaatataaataatgatTGAATTATGTATGACCATTATAGTCCTTTAATTTATGATCATTTGATGGCTTAATGACAAATtcagtttttttgaaaaaaattcaattcacAAATTCAATTTGTAATGCGCTCATTTGAAAAGCTACTTTGGCAATTTAatgcataatttaatttaatcacTGTTTAATGCATTCAatttacaaattaatttgttaatttaacacataatttatatatgaattagtttgttacaataagCATTAATGCAACTACTctacaaaataatttattaacttGATGCATTGTTCAATTTGAATATgaataaatttgttaatttaattattaatgtaATTCTTCTGGAAGTAAAAATGGTTAAGTGAATTCATAAGTGGAGCAAAAATTGACCAAATCAGCTAACAATTCTATGCATTTATTTACAGCAAACATCTAATTTGGGAATTTAATGcttgaaatttaaacaaaaaataactgGCAATCAATAATTAATGCAAGTTCTCAGACCCAaacttaatttaattattaaagcaattttaaactacAAAGTAATCACTGATTTAATTGTACTTTGTGCCATCGATTCAACCCTAGTGTACATGATGTGCAAGAGCATCAAAATGCAGGGTTAGTGGCGTCTCATGTGACTGTGATGAAGGGTGAAATAATTATTTGTTCCGACCTTGCCATAAAGTAGTGCTAATTTTAATTTAGTGCCTTTCTATGTTTATGTGGCTAATATTCGTTGATGAAAGTTAGGCTAGGACAAATGACTTATGAAATATCTCTCCATCATTGCATGCCTCTCACTAGTAATCTGCACGGTAGAGGAAACATCTTTGTGAAGCTGTAGCGGCAAACTACTTGCCTGCTACCTACCCTAGTAGTCTTTTAGATTTATCGCAAA
The genomic region above belongs to Watersipora subatra chromosome 1, tzWatSuba1.1, whole genome shotgun sequence and contains:
- the LOC137402867 gene encoding BET1-like protein, translated to MEHDLLERENRQRSEALAGKMGRLKDIAIDLHMETLDQNTHLGNMGNDFDSTEGLLSGSVKRIGHMVSSGKGNRKLICYMVSLAVIMFFIIMFIAKFSSSGNP